One window of the Rhizobiaceae bacterium genome contains the following:
- a CDS encoding RidA family protein: MSSSHQVLHPAGWQPTKGYANGIATTGGKMVFLGGQIGWNAAQVFETDDFVGQTRQTLKNIVAILAEAGGRPEHIVRLTWFVTSKQEYLANLKGLGAAYREVMGRNFPTMSVMQVVALIEDAAKIEIEATAVIPE; encoded by the coding sequence ATGTCTTCGTCGCACCAAGTCCTTCATCCGGCCGGCTGGCAGCCCACAAAGGGATATGCCAACGGCATCGCCACGACCGGCGGAAAAATGGTGTTCCTCGGCGGCCAGATCGGCTGGAACGCCGCGCAGGTGTTCGAGACGGACGATTTCGTCGGCCAGACCCGGCAGACGCTGAAGAATATCGTCGCGATCCTGGCAGAGGCCGGCGGACGGCCGGAGCACATCGTCCGCCTCACCTGGTTTGTCACGTCGAAGCAGGAATATCTCGCCAATCTCAAGGGTTTGGGAGCGGCGTACCGCGAGGTCATGGGCCGCAATTTCCCGACCATGAGCGTCATGCAGGTGGTCGCGTTGATCGAGGATGCGGCAAAGATCGAGATCGAGGCGACGGCCGTCATCCCCGAATAG
- a CDS encoding 6,7-dimethyl-8-ribityllumazine synthase, which translates to MTHTRYAFVKARWHADIVDRAFEGFCQLIPAAEVDVFDVPGAFELPLFSRDLAASGRYAAIVAAALVVDGGIYRHDFVAQAVVDGLMRVGLDTGVPVLSVSLTPHHFQETEHHRKIFSEHFVKKGREAAEAALLIVKTRARLAA; encoded by the coding sequence ATGACACACACCCGCTACGCCTTCGTCAAAGCCAGATGGCACGCCGACATCGTCGATCGCGCGTTCGAAGGTTTCTGCCAGCTCATTCCCGCCGCCGAAGTCGACGTCTTCGACGTGCCGGGCGCTTTCGAGCTTCCGCTTTTCTCGCGCGATCTTGCCGCCAGCGGCAGATATGCCGCCATCGTTGCGGCCGCGCTGGTCGTCGATGGTGGTATCTACCGTCACGATTTCGTGGCGCAGGCGGTCGTGGATGGGTTGATGCGGGTCGGGCTGGATACGGGCGTGCCGGTGCTATCCGTGTCGCTGACGCCGCATCATTTCCAGGAAACCGAGCATCACCGGAAAATCTTCAGCGAGCATTTCGTCAAGAAAGGGCGGGAGGCCGCCGAAGCGGCGCTGCTGATCGTGAAGACACGGGCCCGGCTCGCAGCCTGA
- a CDS encoding RNA polymerase factor sigma-32 → MEETARRTLIRAAMRAPYLEREEEQALALRWKDHQDQEALNRITISHMRLVIAMSGKFRHFGLPMNDLIQEGHVGLLEAAARFEPERDVRFSTYASWWIRASIQDYILRNWSIVRGGTSSAQKALFFNLRRLRARLAQGSEILSNAELYKQIATALGVPEADVAMMDSRLSSPDSSLNAPVGDESGSNDRMDYLVDDDPLPDEIVEDTIDVERRNGWLRDALGVLNERELRIIRERRLQDEGATLESLGERLGISKERVRQIETRALEKLKSALVKANPAIALGIA, encoded by the coding sequence ATGGAAGAGACGGCCAGACGCACTTTGATCCGGGCCGCGATGCGGGCGCCTTACCTCGAACGCGAAGAGGAGCAGGCGCTGGCCCTGCGCTGGAAGGACCATCAGGACCAGGAAGCGCTCAACCGCATCACCATTTCGCATATGCGGCTGGTCATCGCCATGTCGGGCAAGTTCCGCCATTTCGGCCTGCCGATGAACGACCTGATCCAGGAGGGCCATGTCGGGCTGCTCGAAGCGGCCGCGCGCTTCGAGCCGGAGCGCGACGTCCGTTTCTCGACCTATGCTTCCTGGTGGATTCGCGCCTCCATACAGGACTACATCCTGCGCAACTGGTCGATCGTGCGCGGCGGCACGAGTTCCGCCCAGAAGGCATTGTTCTTCAACCTTCGGCGTCTGAGGGCGCGGCTGGCGCAGGGCTCGGAAATCCTGTCGAACGCCGAGCTCTACAAGCAGATCGCCACGGCCCTCGGCGTGCCGGAAGCCGATGTCGCGATGATGGATTCGCGGCTGTCGAGCCCCGATTCCTCCCTCAACGCTCCCGTCGGCGACGAAAGCGGCTCGAATGACCGCATGGATTATCTCGTTGACGACGATCCGCTCCCGGACGAGATCGTCGAGGACACGATCGACGTCGAGCGGCGCAACGGCTGGCTGCGCGACGCGCTGGGCGTGCTCAACGAACGCGAATTGCGGATCATCCGGGAACGCCGCCTGCAGGACGAGGGCGCCACGCTGGAGTCGCTCGGCGAAAGGCTGGGCATTTCCAAGGAACGCGTGCGCCAGATCGAGACACGCGCTCTTGAGAAACTGAAGAGCGCGCTGGTGAAGGCCAATCCGGCCATCGCCCTCGGCATCGCCTGA
- a CDS encoding ABC transporter ATP-binding protein, which translates to MTTLLSVSGLETSYGASQALFGVDLAVAEGEVVALMGRNGMGKTTTIASILGMLRPQRGSIRFGGAEILRQPSHRVARLGIGLVPEGRRCFPNLTVRENLVAATRGDGWTLARVLDLFPRLGERTGQYANTLSGGEQQMLAIGRALMTNPKLLILDEATEGLAPVIRQDIWAAIRTLKTAGQSILVVDKTLSELLPVADRAFVLEKGRTVWTGMPAELTPDLQDRYLGV; encoded by the coding sequence ATGACGACTCTCCTCTCCGTATCCGGCCTCGAAACCTCCTACGGCGCGTCGCAGGCGCTGTTCGGCGTCGATCTCGCGGTCGCCGAAGGCGAGGTCGTGGCGCTGATGGGCCGCAACGGCATGGGCAAGACGACGACCATCGCGTCCATCCTCGGCATGCTGAGGCCGCAGCGCGGCAGCATCCGCTTCGGCGGCGCGGAGATCCTGCGCCAGCCGTCGCATCGCGTCGCCCGCCTCGGCATCGGTCTCGTGCCAGAGGGCCGCCGCTGCTTCCCGAACCTCACCGTGCGCGAGAACCTCGTGGCCGCCACCCGTGGCGACGGCTGGACGCTCGCCCGCGTCCTCGACCTTTTCCCGAGGCTCGGCGAGCGAACCGGCCAGTACGCCAACACGCTCTCCGGCGGCGAGCAGCAGATGCTGGCGATCGGCCGCGCCCTGATGACCAATCCGAAGCTGCTGATCCTCGACGAGGCGACCGAAGGCCTCGCGCCGGTGATCCGGCAGGACATCTGGGCCGCCATCCGCACGCTCAAGACAGCCGGCCAGTCGATACTCGTCGTCGACAAGACGCTTTCCGAACTCCTGCCTGTGGCCGACCGCGCTTTCGTCCTCGAGAAGGGACGAACGGTGTGGACAGGCATGCCGGCCGAACTCACCCCCGACCTCCAAGACCGCTATCTCGGCGTCTGA
- a CDS encoding UdgX family uracil-DNA binding protein (This protein belongs to the uracil DNA glycosylase superfamily, members of which act in excision repair of DNA. However, it belongs more specifically to UdgX branch, whose founding member was found to bind uracil in DNA (where it does not belong), without cleaving it, appears to promote DNA repair by a pathway involving RecA, rather than base excision.) translates to MSAAPHLALARFTVALAAQTDFAGWREAARRLMLNGVKPEEIAWTVDRLRVDETAAALPAVPQGSRLDVPRSFVERAESVFCHSDPERFAFLYRLLWRLSREPALLHVASDPDVRRFEAMDKAVRRDIHKMRAFVRFRRIEDDLGESYAAWFEPDHFIVERNAPFFVKRFAGMRWTILTPCASATWDGDELSFGPGAARAGAPREDDAEELWRTYFSSIFNPARLKVKAMQAEMPKKYWRNLPEATLIPGLIAGADKAAKDMIARMPTPAPAHHEKLQARHWSVREPEAGDGGDAETIAELREAAKGCRRCPLWRDATQTVFGEGPESARWMFVGEQPGDQEDLAGKPFVGPAGKVFDAILDEAGIDRDQVYVTNAVKHFKFEPRGKRRIHSKPNAGEVRACRWWLDKELALVKPDLVVALGATAAQSLLGKAVPVTKMRGQTIEREDGLKVFITIHPSFILRIPDPADAAAERKRFLGDLQAVRRLATA, encoded by the coding sequence GTGAGCGCGGCTCCGCATCTTGCGCTGGCGCGTTTCACGGTAGCGCTTGCCGCGCAGACGGATTTCGCCGGCTGGCGGGAAGCGGCGCGCCGGCTGATGCTGAACGGCGTGAAGCCGGAGGAGATCGCCTGGACGGTCGACCGCCTCCGGGTCGATGAGACCGCAGCCGCGCTGCCGGCCGTTCCGCAAGGGTCGCGGCTCGACGTGCCGCGCAGTTTCGTGGAGCGGGCCGAATCCGTCTTCTGCCACTCGGACCCGGAGCGCTTTGCCTTTCTCTACCGGCTGCTCTGGCGGCTTTCGCGCGAGCCGGCGCTCCTGCATGTGGCGTCCGATCCGGACGTGCGACGGTTCGAGGCGATGGACAAGGCGGTGCGCCGCGACATCCACAAGATGCGGGCATTTGTTCGTTTTCGCCGCATCGAGGACGATCTTGGCGAAAGCTACGCCGCATGGTTCGAGCCCGACCATTTCATCGTGGAGCGCAACGCGCCCTTCTTCGTCAAGCGTTTCGCCGGCATGCGCTGGACGATCCTGACGCCCTGTGCCTCGGCGACGTGGGATGGCGACGAGCTGTCGTTCGGGCCGGGAGCCGCCCGCGCAGGCGCGCCGCGCGAGGACGACGCCGAAGAACTGTGGCGGACCTATTTCAGCTCGATCTTCAACCCGGCGCGGCTGAAGGTGAAGGCGATGCAGGCGGAGATGCCGAAGAAATACTGGCGGAACCTTCCCGAGGCCACGCTCATTCCTGGGTTGATCGCAGGCGCGGACAAGGCCGCAAAGGACATGATCGCCAGGATGCCGACACCGGCCCCAGCCCATCACGAGAAGCTTCAGGCGCGCCACTGGAGCGTGCGCGAGCCCGAAGCCGGCGACGGAGGCGATGCCGAGACCATCGCCGAACTGAGGGAGGCGGCCAAGGGCTGCCGGCGTTGCCCGCTCTGGCGCGACGCGACGCAGACCGTCTTTGGCGAGGGGCCTGAAAGCGCACGCTGGATGTTCGTCGGGGAGCAGCCGGGCGATCAGGAGGATCTGGCCGGAAAACCCTTCGTCGGTCCGGCCGGCAAGGTGTTCGACGCCATTCTCGATGAGGCCGGGATCGACCGCGATCAGGTCTATGTCACGAACGCCGTGAAGCACTTCAAGTTCGAGCCGCGCGGCAAGAGGCGCATCCACAGCAAGCCGAATGCGGGCGAGGTGCGGGCCTGCCGCTGGTGGCTGGACAAGGAGCTTGCGCTGGTGAAGCCCGATCTCGTCGTGGCGCTCGGTGCGACCGCCGCGCAATCGCTGCTCGGCAAGGCGGTGCCGGTCACGAAGATGCGGGGCCAGACGATCGAACGCGAGGACGGGCTGAAAGTTTTCATCACCATCCATCCCTCCTTCATCCTGCGCATCCCGGACCCGGCGGATGCTGCGGCCGAACGCAAGCGCTTTCTCGGCGACCTGCAGGCCGTCAGGCGTCTGGCGACCGCCTGA
- a CDS encoding ABC transporter ATP-binding protein, with amino-acid sequence MAEPILAARNLRKTFGALKATDDVSLDLRPGEIHALIGPNGAGKTTLIHQISGALKPDSGSIFFRGDDVTSLGLARRAHAGLGRSFQVSSLALEFSALRNVMLAVQARQGSSFRFFKPVMRDATLIEPAMEALARVGVAGRARVPAGQLSHGERRKLEIAIALALGSKAFLFDEPMAGMGPEGSKELTGILDTLRREAPILLVEHDMDAVFALADRISVLVYGRIIATGSVEEIRRDPEVRRAYLGEQG; translated from the coding sequence ATGGCTGAGCCGATCCTCGCCGCCCGCAACCTCAGAAAGACGTTCGGCGCGCTGAAGGCCACCGACGACGTCAGCCTCGATCTTCGGCCGGGGGAGATCCATGCGCTGATCGGTCCGAACGGCGCCGGCAAGACGACGCTGATCCACCAGATTTCCGGTGCGCTGAAGCCCGACAGCGGCAGCATCTTCTTTCGCGGCGACGACGTGACTTCGCTCGGCCTCGCCAGGCGCGCGCACGCGGGCCTCGGCCGTTCTTTCCAGGTCTCGTCACTGGCGCTGGAATTCTCCGCCCTGCGCAACGTCATGCTGGCCGTGCAGGCGCGGCAGGGATCGAGCTTCCGGTTCTTCAAGCCGGTCATGCGGGACGCAACGCTGATCGAACCGGCAATGGAGGCGCTTGCCCGCGTCGGCGTCGCCGGACGCGCCCGCGTGCCGGCCGGCCAGTTGTCGCACGGCGAACGCCGCAAGCTGGAGATCGCCATCGCGCTGGCGCTCGGCTCCAAGGCGTTCCTGTTCGACGAACCGATGGCCGGCATGGGACCGGAAGGCTCGAAGGAACTGACAGGAATTCTCGACACGCTGCGGCGGGAAGCTCCGATCCTGCTGGTCGAGCACGACATGGACGCGGTTTTCGCGCTTGCCGACCGGATTTCCGTTCTGGTCTACGGACGCATCATCGCGACGGGTTCGGTGGAGGAAATCCGCCGCGACCCGGAAGTGCGCCGCGCCTATCTTGGGGAGCAGGGATGA
- a CDS encoding branched-chain amino acid ABC transporter permease, whose product MMAVTRSAIVNLVLVLLPLAFALGALMLNQPFYVTLATRMAILALAATGLNLALGLGGLVSFGHAAFFGIGGYAAGILATHALYMQPVLTWPFEIGGTESTPVIWLVAIAVAGLVALATGAISLRTSGVYFIMITLAFAQMIYYFAISWPAYGGEDGLSLPSRTAFPGVNTVTPPGFFAVSYGALLVGLVVFAVLRASRFGAALQAARQNETRLAAVGISPFPIKLAAFVLSAMITAVAGALFADLNRFVSPSMLSWQMSGELIVLIILGGTGRLCGPVAGAVAFVLIEYLLGGFTERWQLFLGLILLGVVLFARGGIVGLVAGRQRHG is encoded by the coding sequence ATGATGGCCGTCACCCGTTCCGCCATCGTCAATCTCGTTCTGGTGTTGCTGCCGCTGGCCTTCGCGCTGGGCGCGCTGATGCTGAACCAGCCATTCTATGTGACGCTGGCGACGCGCATGGCGATCCTGGCGCTGGCGGCGACGGGGCTCAATCTGGCGCTGGGGCTCGGCGGCCTCGTCTCCTTCGGCCACGCCGCCTTCTTCGGCATCGGCGGTTATGCCGCGGGCATTCTCGCGACCCATGCGCTCTACATGCAGCCCGTGCTGACATGGCCATTCGAGATCGGCGGCACGGAAAGCACGCCAGTCATATGGCTCGTGGCGATCGCGGTTGCCGGACTCGTGGCGCTGGCGACCGGCGCCATCAGCCTGCGCACCTCCGGCGTGTACTTCATCATGATCACCCTCGCCTTCGCGCAGATGATCTACTATTTCGCCATCTCCTGGCCGGCCTATGGCGGCGAGGACGGCCTGTCGCTGCCGTCCCGCACCGCCTTTCCGGGCGTGAACACCGTGACGCCGCCCGGCTTCTTCGCCGTCAGCTACGGCGCGCTTCTCGTCGGCCTCGTCGTCTTCGCCGTGCTGCGCGCCTCGCGTTTCGGCGCGGCGTTGCAGGCCGCCCGCCAGAATGAGACGCGGCTGGCGGCGGTAGGAATTTCGCCCTTCCCGATAAAGCTCGCGGCTTTCGTCCTGTCGGCCATGATCACGGCGGTGGCCGGGGCGCTGTTCGCCGATCTCAACCGTTTCGTCAGCCCCTCCATGCTGTCCTGGCAGATGTCGGGCGAACTGATCGTACTGATCATCCTCGGCGGCACAGGACGCCTGTGCGGCCCGGTCGCCGGGGCCGTCGCCTTCGTGCTGATCGAATATCTGCTCGGCGGCTTCACCGAGCGCTGGCAGCTCTTCCTTGGCCTGATCCTGCTGGGCGTCGTGCTCTTTGCGCGTGGCGGCATTGTCGGGCTCGTCGCGGGGAGGCAGCGCCATGGCTGA
- a CDS encoding branched-chain amino acid ABC transporter permease — MSTALLIEQLFNGLQFGVMLFLMAAGLTLIFGVMGLINLAHGSLYMIGAFACAAVAAWTGSFWLGLIASLAAAAAAGAIVELLVIRRLYNRDHLDQVLATFALILIFSEGTRWLFGSFPLYLDIPPVLSGAVPLPGGAQYPLYRLAIIAAGIIVAVGLYLLISRTRLGMRIRAGQTDREMIGALGVDIGSLYTLVFALGAALAGLAGAMVGALQSVQVGMGEPVLILAFVVIVIGGIGSIKGALIGAIVVGLVDTLGRFLLPKLFALAMGPAAGATVGAALASMLIYIVMALILAFRPQGLFAANT, encoded by the coding sequence TTGTCCACAGCCCTCCTCATAGAGCAGTTGTTCAACGGACTTCAGTTCGGCGTCATGCTGTTCCTGATGGCGGCCGGGCTGACGCTGATCTTCGGCGTCATGGGCCTGATCAACCTCGCGCACGGTTCGCTGTACATGATCGGAGCATTCGCCTGCGCGGCGGTCGCGGCGTGGACGGGCTCCTTCTGGCTCGGCCTGATCGCGAGCCTCGCGGCAGCCGCAGCGGCAGGCGCCATCGTCGAACTCCTTGTCATACGACGGCTCTACAATCGGGATCATCTCGATCAGGTGCTGGCCACCTTCGCGCTGATCCTGATCTTTTCGGAGGGCACGCGCTGGCTGTTCGGCTCGTTCCCGCTCTATCTCGACATTCCGCCTGTGCTTTCGGGCGCGGTGCCGCTGCCGGGCGGCGCGCAATATCCGCTCTATCGCCTCGCCATCATCGCTGCCGGGATCATCGTCGCGGTCGGCCTCTATTTGCTGATCTCCCGCACGCGGCTCGGCATGCGCATCCGCGCCGGCCAGACCGACCGCGAGATGATCGGCGCGCTCGGCGTCGACATCGGCAGCCTCTACACGCTGGTCTTCGCCCTCGGCGCGGCGCTCGCCGGGCTGGCCGGCGCGATGGTGGGCGCGCTGCAATCCGTGCAGGTCGGCATGGGCGAACCAGTGCTGATCCTCGCCTTCGTCGTCATCGTCATCGGCGGCATCGGCTCCATAAAGGGCGCGCTCATCGGCGCCATCGTGGTCGGGCTGGTGGACACGCTCGGCCGGTTTCTCCTGCCAAAACTGTTCGCGCTGGCGATGGGGCCGGCGGCAGGGGCGACCGTCGGCGCGGCCCTCGCGTCTATGCTGATCTACATCGTCATGGCCCTGATCCTTGCGTTCCGCCCGCAAGGCCTTTTCGCGGCGAACACATGA